From the Trichoplusia ni isolate ovarian cell line Hi5 chromosome 1, tn1, whole genome shotgun sequence genome, the window CACAACGGATCGCCAATTTCATGAGGGTGACTCATTACTAAATGTtcgactccggttgggtccgaaattagtcgggcgatcccgatagaCCCTtatgcgcgtgagtaaacagttgcatcatttaataacacaaGATACTTACCGAAAATCCTTCTCAGATCCGTTGTCATCGTACTCCCTGATAAAGTTCTGCATGGACAGCGCCCCTTCGCTGAAGGTCACGACCTTCGTATCCAGACCCAGTTCAGTGACTGCATCTAGTACATGCTCGCACTGGCAAAATGCTACCTTAGGCGTCGTCAATCtgaatgcattttttatttcttctgtaatatcagaaatttattttgagttacgtaaagtaaaaatgtttgggTATGGAAAGGCTAGACAATTTGAAATTCTTATTGTTTAAAAGCAAGGCACCCattatagtataatataatataatataatatatcctgggacagctcacacacggttatctgatcccaagctaagcagagcttgtgttatggtaacgagacaactgataaacttacttatatatttctaaatacatacatattatagataaattacacccagacaccagaacaaatgatcatgctcatcacacaacatttgtcctgggcgggaatcgaacccacgacctccggtatagcagtcaatgtcactaaccactagaccaacaggcccgtcaaagtATGGAACAGGAAATGGGTTATTGCtcaatataaaatagaatagcATGTTCATTATTGCGCACCAAAAAAGTACAGGAGTCTAAAATGGTTTTCATATGAAGCCGAAAGAAAGCCCTGGAACAAAACcgaaattgaaatgttaatgcGGGCTGAAGGCTTCACCTGCAAGAACCAGACTATTCTTTAAACAAGCACTATCTGTGTATTACTCGCCGAATTTGTAGGTCGGGTCTACACCAAATACTGTCAGGCCATTGAAGAGTGCCGCGTAGAAGGGTATGAGCAGGTCGAGGTGGTTGCGGCCGTGCAGCGCCAGCAGGTCTCCGGGCTGCGCCCCCAGTCGGCGCAGGCAGCGCGCCAGCCGCACCGCGCGCGACAACACCGACGCGTTCGTCTCCGACTTGCCTGTAGCCGCGTCTATCTATAATATAAGCAAGtttaacaaagttaaaatattcaaaactcaATTCAACCAAGAATAGGTATTGTTAAGATTATTTACTACccaataaatttcaatatttcatgGAAAACCTGAAATCTATAATTACAGCAATCACATTTCTTCTTGTGATTGTTTGAAATATAGCTTTTATCTGATCCGTTTGAAGTACTCACTTAAACACAAACACTTAGTTTTTAACACAAAAGGTGCAAAGTCACTACTTTGGTAATATTCATCTAAAATAagatagatataattttatgaattatgttTTCCTTATATACCACAATAAGTCACGTTTTAGTCTGACTTTGCAGACTGGATTTTGGTCTATGAGATTTAATAAGACTTTATCCGCTTTTCGTCTAcagctttaatttttaatttatttcatcaatttaaaattattacttgtaaaattgtttaaatgttaGTTTATAAGTTGTGccaattaataatataatataatagttagTTTAACTGGAATCTGTGacatttattagttttaggTAGCTTGAAAAACCATTAAACAAAGCAAGCAGTTTTTCAATACAATCGAGAATGAACTCTATTTCATTACGGTCAAAGTCCAAATTACTGTCTTTGAAGCACAGTTTGATTAAACCTCTTTATTACACACCTACCCATAAACCTAATTAACAAATGTAGGTATTGGAAGATTCCACAACAGtttgaaagaagaacaaaaacataatcAGAATCTTAAGCCTTGTTAGTGCATCCAGCAACAGCAATTTAAAACGTCGGCTATAATAATCGACATAGAAAATACCTGACAAATCGCATCTGGTCGACTCCTCATGTGATCCAAGAGCATGTGTCCTAAATGGTAATTATTTTGACACGTCATCTCGAAAACAATAGACGACACATTAACGAAACAACTGTATCACAACTCTACTACATATTAGATCCGAAATAATCGCTGTGAGCCGgtttagattaaatattttatgcaatcAAAGTAGTGCGTCAGGTTTGGTCACCCAAAACTAGTGGGGTCGGCTCAAATGATTAGACGTGTTTTGGAGTGACCTTGCCGTTACacgtttaataatataataaaacataattaaggCGGAAGGTGCATGTGAAGATTGTGAAGCATGAATTGACGAATTGTGATATTTCTCTGTGAATTCGTCAGTGGTTCTGTTTAAAAGGATCATAAGTATGTATAGGAACTGGGaagatttatttatctaatctTATACATTGCCATTTTAAGTTATTGCCTAAGGGTTAGTATCGTGGGAGGCTGATCACTGAGCAGGTCTTCGCAAGGGCTCAGGCGGGCCATGAGGcaaccttttttttcaaatgccGGCCACACAtacccgtcattgcaactcctgtaagccaggatctacaatgaaaccagcgaaaaccaccgaaacacttaagttcggtgtgtcctagggggaacaattaactgccttggaactcgcaacgaaattaatcagaaatagtaaaaaaatgagGGCATGGGGCCATGGGGCAATCTGTGATTCaggtttttttagaaaaactttaaacaaGCTATtctagatcacacaaatgcttgttcggTGTGGTtatggtgacctataccacttaCTCTACATGTCTtattgacgctttgtaaatagtagagtttttattttccattgctatataatttttgtttaattaatattgtttgaaatttaaatagtaattaggTATCGTTTAGGTAAACTAAAAGGTAACTAGCAAAACATATctgcaaattaaataatctatCTCTTTATTATGGAGAAAATGAACACATGgtctaaaaacaaaagctagttTTGGATCATTCATCTTAGTTACATTTCGGCGAACTGTTTTCTTCTGGTCTGTCGTTTTATCTTGATTATTTTCGCCTTTGCTAACTTATATGCCTAATTTGAGCTTccatattcataaaataatgaataaataaatacgagcGTCTTGTCTTTTCCTGATATTTATTCTCGATGAGCAGTTAATACCATTTGACGCAATTTAGCTATCGCAAATTTTCCTGTGGAGGTTCTTGGCAATTTCTCCATAAACACGACCCCGCCTCTCAGATATTGATGCGGTTTGACTTTATCTGgaaagaaagaataataaaattgaagactGATATACTGAAAGTCTTCTTAATTTTTCATGATGACAGACAGAGATTCTGTGCCAAAAAGTAACGAATAGTGAAGGTTTAAAAGCCTTTTTCTCGGTGGAACTACTTCTATCACCTTTTAAAACACTATAATCTCAAGTAAAAAAGTCCACATTCATTCCAAATTAACTGTTTAGCCCGAAGCTTTAAGATACAATTTCCTGTGACCCCTTGCTCAAGACTCCTTTACTTACTGACTACAAAGTCCTTGATCTCTTGCGCGGTGACGTGATGACCAGGTCTCCGCACCACGCACGCGACGGGCAGGTCTGCGTACCCTTGGCTCGGTATTCCAATCACGCAGGCCTCTGCTACTCCCGGGTGCTCCTCAAGCACTTCTATCAACTCCCACGGGGACACCTTGAATTatgatattaacaaataaaaagacacaaatttgcctacttgtacggaacccgctgtatcgcgagttcgactcacACTTAACAAATCTTTGTATTGAAAGTTTTGATGACGTTGGATTAAGTTCCTTTAATCCAAACTCAAAATTAGAGATCTTCTTTTAAAGCGACATCAAAAAAAGGACCTCAAAAACGCAACGTGAAAACCGCATGCTTCACCAATTTGTATGcggttttcagttttaataagtatttgttaCAATCAGGAGAAGGTTTTAATGCTTTAGCCGAAtaaaaaaaaggaggttctgagTATGACCTATAAGAATGTATATATATGAAGATTTTTAGTAACTAGACAAAGAGTTATCAATATAAGGTTAATTTATGTAAttcgattttataaaattagactCATGACATCGGAATTAACTTACCAAGTAACTCTTGACCTTCATAAGCTGTCCAATGCGCTCTACATAGTAGTAATAATTGTCTTCATCCCTGTAGAAGAGGTCTCCTGTTTTGTACCAGCCGTCTTTGAAGGCCGCAGCGGTTTGTTCTGGGTTGTTGTAGTAGCCCTGCGAAGGTTTTGAGGAATAAGTACTGCTTATTAATATATCACCTTTTTTCCCGGTTGGGGATCATCAAATGGTAGTTTTCTCCTTCCATTTTGGGTAGAGcgggagtgtcagactcttattaACTCTAACAAACCCGAGTTCCTATTTTTGTCCAGAATGAACACGGATAAATGGATCAGTTGTTtctacgtttatattttttttccttcctttatttttcaaataatgacTAGTAGGAAttagttaggaatttaatccttgtgtcgcgagggatttcacaaacattcgagtcacaaacacaaagacacctagactcagaacaagcattcgtggatcacatattTTTGTTCCTGCACATATTTGCTGGAATAATATTTAGGATGTGTGAACATACTCACTGCGCACATCGGGCCTTTCAACAGCAACTCTCCTTCTTTATGCGGCTCCGTGATTTCTGCCCTTGACTCAAGATCGACTATCTGAAAATAGCATACTGGGTTGTGAGGTACAAATGCGCTCACAGTTGGAGTACTGCAGTTGACGACAAAGAACGCGCAAAGCGCTTAGTCGCCTCCACACGAGATCAAAAGGCTGTGttgctttttgaaaaaaaaaagtcttaataacaataaatgccCCAACTTTCTGGGCATGCTTCCCGTATATTACTCCCCGTTATAGTTTTTCCGCTTTGTAAATAGCGATTATCAGCTGACCGTTTAACGTgtaatagctgtcatttgtttcCGTAAGAATGTCATTAACTTTAGCTCAGtagctaaaataataaaattgctgtTATAACTTAATAGTAATGTCGATTGTATaccaccatttttttttattataactatcgtgagactgatttattattaaatgatgtagaCGATTAAGGATCGCGGCGAACTCATCAATcatcagttcgactcgcgatcctgccgcgtctgctcatgattaaggactccggttgggtccgaaactagtcgggcacccccgataaatacgcgcgagtaaaccgttacatcatttaattatataccacctttttttctaataatttgcTAATGTGGAtaggattataaataaaaacgattaaaactTGTGTTACCTTGAATTCATGAAGTAAAGGTTTTCCAATACTGTTTCGAGGTGTATTGTGGTCTGCTATACTGATTAATCCTAAAGGCTCCGTGGCTCCGTACAGATTCAGGGCCTCAGCGTCGCTGCGTATCCTTTGCTGTGACGTAAACAAGTTCAAATGTCTCATGCAAACCCATattaataaatgcgaaagtatctctgttcatctatctcgctttcacgccaaaactactgaaccgattgcaatgaaattggCACATATATTGTCTAGAGCCTGGGGAAGAGTGAGAGTGAAGAGGAGAATCATGCAGTTATAGCTAAGCTACGATTAATATTTCTCTCTCTTTTAATTtagtataagtatttttttttttcgtacatACCCTCAATTGAGTGATGATCTCATGGCTCACTTTCATTCCTCCGAGACCGATGCTGTCGAAGCAAGTGAAGTCACAATGTCGCTCGTGATTCAAAATGGCGTTTATTAAATACGGTACGAACACTCCACGTACTGGCTGCAAGAAATGAAAGGAAGTTAGAGTTCACTTCAATAGctttctggtttttttttgtttactctcTGAAAAGAtacaacaaaacttaataaGGCTCCGATGTCTGTCTACTGTTCATCTCAAGAATGTGAGACAGTTAAGATTTTCATAGAGCCCGTTTTTTTGGCCTTATTACAACCCTACCAgagaaactaaattaaaaactagttttccttataaaaaagaaatgtttgacAACATCCAAACGcacacaaaaataacttcaaattcGGTGCAGTCATTTAGGAGGAGTTCAGTGACAAACACACGTACAATAGAAATTTATATCTCGTAAAGGTTAAATTAGTTTGTTTAGCTGCAGTTTAATGTTGGATCATTATCaacagcccatattcgtccactgctggacataggcctcgcCAATTGCACACCCtagagatctatcttcggctgctccaTTCTGCCGGCCATCATGCACAGTTCATCACTCTTCACACTTATCACTCACATTACATcatatcttaatttaaaatcacataccttgtatttattaataatatcgaTGACCATTTCAACTGAGATTAAATCGGAAGACCTGAGGATGGTGTAATGGAACAGCGGCATGCCTATCACGGCGTGGTACGCTGAGATCCACTGCACTGGCGTCAGGCAGACACCCATCCTGTTCTCATCGGACCTGTACCAGGACAAGGACCTGTATAAAGACTTGTTTAGACTGAAATTACCCTTTAGAATCAGTGTATTCAAAATAGAAAGTGTAATATTATGCAACAGACTAATTGTGTAGTTAGATTTGTTGGACATTTTACTgaattatatgtatgttttgaCATGTACTTTCGTAATAAGTAAATAGTACAGGCACGATGATAGCACTTATAAAAGCAAAGGGTGCGCATACGCGCGTGAGAAAGTAGtacttcttgtaaaacactggtaataGTTGTATTTacgtattattatgtaattggGAAAACGTGAAAACTAATGATCGTAACCGTTTTCCCAACTACATCCTATCGTCAGATAATGAGTGCTATCTGAGAGATTTCCAATAATGTTAAACATTgatcttaaagtaacattaaacatttaactCATCTTTGCGCACGGCGCCATTTTGAAAACtagcaaaacttttatttaagtaccaCTAGTGCATAAATTAAACCTTCAAGCTAAACTAGCACTGTAAATCTCACGGACACTTGGCGCCTCGCGCACAGATGACTTGAACTATCTGTACCTTGTAGGATCAAATCGATTCTCGACTATCCTCTTCATCCAAAGCCGATGTGGTTGTATCGTCAGCTTGGGGTAGCCGGTGGATCCACTGGTGGTGGTCAGCCACAGAGGAATTTTGTCTACGTCATACTCCGTTACCCTGTTTGAAGgaaaattgtatgtttaaataaaccTTTCCATATAGAAAACTAACCAATCTGGAAAATGGTCGATATTTTTTAGCTGTCCATACCAGAAGGATAAAGACGCTGAAGCTCCGATATATGTCCACCTGTTACCAGTCTGATCTCATGAagtcatgaaccgtgatagatagttgacaaaaaagttacatttaaaataacgaaaatcGTTTATTCGTTAAGCAACGGTTCGATGGGGATCTCTTCTCTCCTTAGCTTATTTGTAGAATCCGATTTACACTACCCCGGCATTTTCTCCCctattacataaacaaaaagcTCTTCTTGGTAAAAGTTGTTCACTTTTTGCAACAACACGATGTTCAATACAGAATGTATTAAAACCGCTGTTTGATCCttgaaatacaaatacaacatgcaaaatatactcaaaaaatggaaaaataattagaGGGCTTACTGAAATTCAGCATCGGACTGATTGCCGTCATCATATTCTTCCATGAATCTCTTCATGGACTGCTCGCCATCCTTGAAGGTGATGATTTTGGTGTCCAGATCCAACTTCGTGATCGCTTCATGGAGTAACTCAGAATCGCTGAACGCAATGTCGGGCTTCGATATCATCATTGTGTAGTGTATTTCATCTGAAAATGTTtagaacttaatttatttttctcatgcCGTTGTGCATATTACAGGAAGGCTTTGATGCAAAAAGGTTGCGTTTACATCTGCATAAAGGATCTGCAAATATTGACACCAAAATACGGATGATGTAGTACGGTTAAGTTCAGTCAGTAAGTGTCACACTAAGTTAAGATTCAGGTAATGTGTAAGGTTATCGCTCCGTATTCgccttataaaaaaattgcgCGTCTTCATAACTGTGTGTTGCATTATGGAGGAGTATCAAACAACTGTAACTGAATGCCAGCAAAAACCTCGCAGGTTTAATAGCCAGACTTCAACATCATCATCGGCTTAGTCTTTTCCCAATTTTGTTGGAGTCAGCTTCCAGACTAACCGGTTTCAGCCTatcctatctgacctcctcaaaccatttacctgggcaacacgataccccatagttagactggttgtttgACATCAAAGCTTCTGACTTCCGTTAACGACTGtcagatgtatgaataacagccgggactcacaatttaacgtgccttccgaacaCCTTTACAAAAACCTCAATTACCATAATCGTACGCCGGGTCCACTCCGCACACAGTCAAGCCATTGAAGAGTGCAGCGTAGAAGGGTATGAGCAGGTCGAGGTGGTTGCGGCCGTGCAGCGCCAGCAGGTCTCCGGGCTGCGCGCCCAGCCGGCGCAGGCAGCGCGCCAGCCGCACCGCGCGCGACAACACCGACGCGTTCGTCTCTGACTTACTTATAGCCGCGTTTATCTGAAAACCAGCCAACATCCGGAGTTCTGAGAGCTgggtggttgaggtcacccaGACAAAACCCTATGTGaacgacgtgtcgtgggttcgatcccagcgtaggacaaacgtttatgtgatccacgaatgcttgtcctgagtctggcgTGGAAGAcgttttttacaaaaagaaaaaagttcttTACATGAGTAAGTAATTTGACAAAGTAACTTCCGCCTGGTCAATGTTACAATAAGCTCAGAGTTTAAGTCGACTGTAGGCTGTAGACGTGCAGTTAGACATCCTCAAAACATTATAATACCTTTGGTTGAGGTAGTATACCGCTTTACGTTAGATCTGTATCTCACTGCTATAACTTTTATTCAAGGCGTGGTACGACTTTAGAACGTACACTATAAGTACTTTGTTTCTTCGTGTAGATCTTTCTATCGATTCAAAATTATGCGAAAAAATTGGCTTATCGTTCAAAAATAACCCTGTATTTTCAACAACTTTCACACGAAGTCATCTActtagtctcaaactaagcaagaCTTGTACTACAGATAATAGACAAATACctacacacaaaaataaacaaataccaccgagaaatagaataaatttaatgatCATGCTTATCACAAatacatttgttctgggtgggaatcaaaccgacgacctccggtatagcactCGGGGCTACTAACCGCTAGACCAACAGGGCAGTCAATTACTTTAAATGTACtgggattaaattattttcgtccAGTGACGAGACTTTCACTAGTTTTGAATTATGACTAAATCTAAGAATGATttcctaaatatatttaatacgtattttatattttatcatcttTAAAAAGCAACCGTTGTACACCTCTTTAATTATATTGctactttcatttgtttgtgtacaaaaatcctaaataaataaataaggaagataaaaagcacttaaggtAATGGGGTCTAAATCACTTGCAAAGAAAAGCCtctactagtaagtgacgtcacacgagattttaaatcactgtatcgccttcagttttttttatgagataaaagaaaaactgcctgtacaatattttttggaaatctatctgatcGACTAGACAGTTCTGTTCAGTTTCTTTAAATACCATATTGTTAAAACAGCTCTCATATCACAGTTACAACGGAATGGGTACTTCTCGGCTTATCCATGATTCCTAGGCTAAGCCGACGATGACCGTTAAAATTTACCTGGCAAATAGCGTCCGGTCGTTCTCTCAACTTTTTAATCAGCAAATGTCCCAAATGATGATCATTTCGGCACTCAGACATTTTACAATTGAgcacttatattatttaattaaaatattaatatttgaaaaataaattaaacggaATTAATTACACTTAACACTATCTCGCACATCCAATATATTTCTAGATTAAAGCATCATATTAgttgactttttaattatttataaatttctgtttcaataaaattatatcaacaattatgtaaatttatttaattagcacGGCTtactaattacaattttaaataattttacagtgAAACTATTACatgtcattaattattaatttaaatcaacaaaaGTATCTTTCAAAAAAAGGATTGTTTGTCTTTTCGTTCGCGAAAATCTCATTGTTGTTGGAGGAATCAAAGAGAACTACAACCACTCTTTTGGTCCACTAGAGTTCTAGACCCGAGACTGGAAGCCATGTGGGGTTCTTTTTCCATTGCCTACAGCCTTATTTCATCACCAGATCCTGGTGCGGCAATGTCTATCGCAGGAATAATTTttgattagtttatttttattttagcctACTATGCCCCACTTCTGGGTAAAGTCCTGGTCGAAATGGAAGTCCGCGTGGTAAGTACACTTTAGTAGATTATCCAGCACTTCCTAGGTGGCATCCTCCACGCTGGTGCCGTCCATCCGCTGTCTCTCATTGTGTGGTAAGCAAAAAGattgataatgttttatttaataagtttactcacgcatatttatcagGATCAGCATATTTTAGGGTCCAAGGAGTCCGTAATCCTTCAGGTCTGGAAATAGTCGGGCAAACCCAAAAAGGTGCATGTGTATAccctacaattattttaaaattaattataattcgcTTATGAAAGATACTATACCTATTATAGTAACTTATCAAGGGTAATCACAGAAAGGAAATATCAGATGAATTGAGAAGCTCCACCTTTTAAAAGTCGGTCAGAAGCAACAAGATGCAGTAAACCATGAAAATAAGGTCCACGCGGGCAAATCCAGAATTTATCAATAGCTTGCAAATTATTTGGAGCATCAGGAACGTAGCAAATAACTTGCttccataataatatgaatatgtattgacataattttacatatattaaCATACTTTTATGGAACAACTTTCTTTTACCGTTTGTTAGATACCTGTTGATGTTAATTGTTTATGATAACGCGtactttaatgtttgtataactaatttactataataatacacgtattattaaatgatgtaacggtttactcatgcgtatttatcggggtagcccgaatagtttcggacccaatcggagtttttaatcatgagcagacgcggcgggcacacccgataaatacgcgtgagtaaaccgttacatcatttaataatgaatcattctcacgacagttactatcaaaatacacgTATTGTTTGCAATAACTTCGTTGTACATGAAAATGTTCGCAGAAACTATGtcttttcaatataatattttatttaaaatacaacaaaatgaaataagtgAAGTGTCGTCTAATTCACAAGTGTATTAAGAACGGTCAAGTAAgggtt encodes:
- the LOC113500408 gene encoding luciferin 4-monooxygenase-like, translating into MLAGFQINAAISKSETNASVLSRAVRLARCLRRLGAQPGDLLALHGRNHLDLLIPFYAALFNGLTVCGVDPAYDYDEIHYTMMISKPDIAFSDSELLHEAITKLDLDTKIITFKDGEQSMKRFMEEYDDGNQSDAEFQVTEYDVDKIPLWLTTTSGSTGYPKLTIQPHRLWMKRIVENRFDPTRSLSWYRSDENRMGVCLTPVQWISAYHAVIGMPLFHYTILRSSDLISVEMVIDIINKYKPVRGVFVPYLINAILNHERHCDFTCFDSIGLGGMKVSHEIITQLRQRIRSDAEALNLYGATEPLGLISIADHNTPRNSIGKPLLHEFKIVDLESRAEITEPHKEGELLLKGPMCAGYYNNPEQTAAAFKDGWYKTGDLFYRDEDNYYYYVERIGQLMKVKSYLVSPWELIEVLEEHPGVAEACVIGIPSQGYADLPVACVVRRPGHHVTAQEIKDFVVNKVKPHQYLRGGVVFMEKLPRTSTGKFAIAKLRQMVLTAHRE